In Deltaproteobacteria bacterium GWA2_45_12, a single window of DNA contains:
- a CDS encoding UDP-N-acetylglucosamine diphosphorylase/glucosamine-1-phosphate N-acetyltransferase: protein MPQLTTIILAAGRGTRMKSAKPKILHEAGGLPLIAYPVGLAHSFKSNIVLVAPKKHTEIKKALKENFKGKMNYVVQDPPRGTGHAVMVALPKIKGDGDVLVLCGDMPLVNHATIQTLLDEHRQKDAVMSFLTCITNGRQEYGRVLRNLDGTPLRIIEAKDANEEQKKIREMNAGVYVFNTSFLKQAIKELSTNNVQKEYYLTDLVNVAGKLNRPVAVVCIHNEQEVLGVNSQIQLAEVEKNIYQQRCQRAMEQGIKILSPETVFIGPHVKLGQGITLFGPCYLQGKTTLGNNTVIEPGCWITDSKIGKGVHLKAYCYISESRLDENVTCGPFAHLRPGTVLKKGSKIGNFVETKKSTIGEGSKVNHLSYIGDAQVGKKVNIGAGTITCNYDGINKYKTVLENGVFVGSDTQFVAPVRVGKNAYIGAGSTITKNVKAGSLALTRVPQRELPRWKKK from the coding sequence CTTGCTGCAGGTCGCGGCACACGCATGAAATCGGCAAAACCCAAAATTTTGCATGAAGCTGGGGGGCTTCCCCTTATTGCTTACCCCGTGGGTTTGGCTCACAGCTTTAAATCAAACATTGTGCTAGTTGCCCCAAAAAAACACACCGAAATCAAAAAAGCCCTAAAAGAAAATTTTAAGGGAAAAATGAATTATGTGGTGCAAGACCCTCCACGGGGTACGGGACATGCCGTGATGGTGGCTCTTCCTAAAATAAAAGGGGATGGCGATGTGCTGGTTTTATGCGGGGACATGCCCTTGGTAAACCACGCCACCATTCAAACGCTTTTAGATGAACACAGGCAAAAAGATGCCGTGATGAGTTTTTTAACCTGCATCACCAATGGGCGGCAGGAGTATGGACGCGTGTTGCGCAATTTAGATGGCACTCCCCTTCGCATCATTGAAGCCAAAGACGCTAATGAGGAACAAAAGAAAATCCGTGAGATGAATGCAGGAGTGTATGTTTTTAACACCTCCTTTTTAAAACAGGCCATCAAGGAATTATCCACCAACAATGTTCAAAAAGAATATTACCTGACCGATCTGGTGAATGTGGCCGGTAAACTAAATAGGCCCGTGGCCGTTGTTTGCATTCATAACGAGCAAGAAGTGTTGGGGGTGAATTCCCAAATTCAATTGGCTGAAGTTGAAAAAAATATTTACCAACAACGCTGCCAAAGGGCCATGGAGCAAGGAATTAAAATTTTATCACCGGAAACCGTTTTCATCGGGCCCCATGTAAAACTTGGACAAGGCATCACTCTTTTTGGCCCCTGCTATCTTCAAGGCAAGACAACCCTTGGCAACAATACTGTTATTGAACCTGGATGCTGGATTACCGATTCAAAAATAGGAAAGGGGGTTCATCTTAAGGCGTATTGTTATATTTCAGAATCGAGGCTGGATGAAAATGTCACCTGCGGTCCCTTTGCCCATCTGCGGCCGGGCACTGTTCTTAAAAAAGGTTCCAAAATCGGCAATTTTGTCGAAACTAAAAAGTCCACCATCGGCGAAGGCTCCAAAGTAAACCACCTTAGTTACATTGGGGATGCCCAAGTCGGGAAAAAAGTAAACATCGGCGCCGGCACCATCACCTGCAATTACGATGGCATCAACAAATACAAAACCGTCCTCGAAAACGGTGTCTTTGTCGGTAGCGATACCCAGTTTGTCGCCCCCGTGCGCGTGGGCAAAAATGCCTATATCGGCGCTGGTTCCACCATCACCAAAAACGTCAAAGCAGGAAGCCTGGCCCTGACGCGCGTTCCACAAAGAGAATTGCCTCGTTGGAAAAAGAAATAA